GGCTGGCTGCAGCTTCACAGGAGGCATCCAAGTATTAGGAAACTTGCCGCAGCTCTCGTTCTTGTAAGAACTATTAGACACATACAAAGCCTTAGTCATTCTCACATTATTATTAAGCTCTGCTGATACTTTGGTTGTACTAATGAGATGCAATTTGCTCTGCAACAATTTCTCTGTAGGGCGCTGAATTCAAACAACTTCACAGGCGGGATTCCTCCATCGTTTGGTCTACTCTCAAACCTCTTTTGGCTAGACCTGGCAGATAACCAGCTTTCTGGATCTATTCCAATTTCCTCAGGTGGTTCTCCAGGACTTGACCTACTTACACACACCAAACATTTGTAAGTCCCTCTAACATTTCTTCCTTCAGCCTGAATAAAGAATGCATGATCAATATGAAGTGTTAAGTCACTTTTTGTAACTGAAATTTAAGTCGCTTTGTTTTTCATACCATACTGATGCTTATCTCCAATAAATCAACAGCCATTTTAACAAGAATCAGTTAAGTGGTAGTCTTGCTGGCCTCTTCAACTCTAGCATGATCCTCGAGCACATGTAAGGAAGTACCAATTTTCATTTTTAGTAGCACTACACATGTTACACTGACTACTTTGTTGAACTTCCTCAGATTATTTGACCACAATCAATTGTCTGGTCCTATCCCGCCTGAGCTTGGTGGCATCGCAACCCTCAAAATCATGTAAGTATATGGGCAATGTCTTTCTTCCAACATATTCTAGTTGCTATTGTTGAACCCCTTTGCATCTTCCATAGCCGATTAGACAGGAACAATTTCACAGGAGAAGTTCCAGCCAACATCAGCAAGCTAGACAACCTAAATCTCCTGTAAGTAGCGTGAATTGTGATAACCCGTAACCAAAAAGAATAATATATTTATCTCATGTGGTGTAATTCTTTTTCTGCAGCAATTTAGCAAACAACCAGCTGAATGGGACAATACCAGATCTCAGTAGCCTGAGCAAACTAAACGTGGTGTAAGAAACGTCTGCATTGTTTTCTGCAAACTTCTATGATGTACGCTGTTCTGATCAATTTTATCTGCACACCCAGGGACTTAAGCAACAATTCGTTCGATCCATCAGTAGCACCGAACTGGTTCTCAACTTTACAGTCTCTTACTTCAGTGTGAGTAAATTAATACTGTGCACTACTGATCATCTGGTGTTCCCTCACGGTAGTCATTAGTCAGTAATATGTTTCTCCCTCAATCACAATTTGTTACCTTGACACCTTAATATGCAGAGCAATAGAATCTGGAGGACTCTCCGGCCCAGTTCCCAGAAGGCTCTTCACCCTATCCAATCTGCAGCGAGTGTAATTTTCTGGCGACATGTAACATTAATGAATTATCGTGAACATAGAAGTTTCTCATGTTTTCCTCTTTTTCGCTGATCAGACAGTATACTAAGCAACAACGCACTGAATGGAACACTAGAGGTGACTGGCAACATCACCCAACAACTGAAGATCGTGAATCTCCTTAACAATCGCATATTTGCAGTCAACATAACACCAAGCTACAACAAGACCCTTGTGTGAGCAGTACCTGCATATTCTAGAACCAAGATCTAAACATTCCCTCTGTATTCCATTAATTCACTAGCATTGCCTTTTCACCTATTCGCAGACTTGTGGGGAATCCTGTGTGCTTGGATTCAGATACCTCGAGCCGCTTCTTTTGCAGCCTTCAGCAAGAGGGCCTGATATCATACAGCACCAATATAACCCAATGTGGTTCAACCACATGTTCCGGTGATCAAAGTCTAGACCCTGCAACTTGCAGTTGTGCCTATCCTTACACGGGCAAGATGATCTTCAGAGCGCCATTGTTCGCTGACCCGAGTGACAGAACGACTTTTCAGCAACTGGAAACTAGTCTCTGGAAAGAGCTGGGACTGCGCCCTGGTGCAGTTTTCCTTTCTGATGTCCTTTTCAGCAGTGATGACTACCTTCAAGTTCAAGTGAGTCTGTTTCCATCAACAGGGACATCCTTCGCTACGTCAGAACTGATAAGGATTGGCTTTGCTTTTAGCAACCAAACTTATAAGCCACCAAGTATTTTTGGACCTTATTACTTCATTGGAGATACATATGTCTCATTTTCAGGTATCCAACATCATCAATGTAAATTATGTCCATATTTACATAAGAAATTCACTGGTACTTCCTATCTCAGGTGGTGTTGGCAGTGGGAAATCTCAAATGAGCAAACGTGCTATAGCTGGAACTGCAGTAGGCTGCAGTTTTCTTCTGCTTGCCCTAATGTCCGGGGCGACATTTGCTATACTGAAAAAGAGAAGGCCAGAACAATCATCAGGACGAGCAAATCCATTCGGTAAGGTTCCAAAGAATGTGAATTGCAATTCCAACTATGCAGCTGTCGATTCTGCCGAGACATGACACTATATATTACTAGAATTGACAAAGATTGCAGATAACTAAGTAGATACATAGCACATTATAACACAACAAAGCAATAACAACTGGGCCCTTTTTTTCTTGCAACCCCACTGTTAGGTGTCCAAGCTTACAACCGTTCATACTAATGGTTCTGACAGCAAGCGCTTAGCTAACAAATACTCACAGCAGTGATAAAGGGAAAGCTGACAAACTTTTGTAGATTGATGAAACTTTACTGATTTTACTCCATTTACATCTAAATTTAAGCTTCATGGGGAGTTGCTCAAAAAGATAGTGGAGGTGCTCCACAGCTCAAAGGAGCCAGGTTCTTCTCTTTTGATGAACTGAAGAACTGCACCAACAATTTCTCAGAAAGTCATGAAATAGGATCAGGAGGCTACGGAAAGGTAAATAACTACATAGTTATTGATTAACATTTTTCCAAGAAGATTTACATACAGCTAATCTAACGGTTTACCTCATGTGAAAGGTTTACAAGGGAACGATTGAGGATGGAACAGGTGTTGCAATAAAAAGAGCGGAGTATGGATCAAAGCAAGGTGCGGTGGAGTTCAAGAATGAGATTGAACTGCTGTCCAGGGTTCATCACAGGAACCTAGTAAGCCTGATAGGATTTTGCTATGAACAAGGGGAGCAGATGCTAGTGTATGAATATGTTTCTAATGGTACACTGCGAGAGAACTTGCAAGGTATGTATACAGAGGATAGTTCATAAGCCTAAAAGTAAGTAAAATTTGTGCTTCTTCTCCTTCACAACTTGCAATTTTGACTCAGCAAGGGGAATTTACCTGGACTGGAAGAAGAGGCTCAGGATTGCTCTTGGCTCAGCTAGAGGACTGGCGTATCTTCACGAACTTGCTGATCCACCTATTATCCACAGAGATATAAAGTCCACAAATATCCTTTTGGATGACAATCTGAAAGCAAAGGTTGCTGATTTTGGTCTGTCGAAGCTAGTTGCGGATACCGAAAAGGGACACGTTTCTACTCAAGTCAAGGGAACACTTGTAAATGCTCTGCTTACCATTGTCTACCAATTTGTGTACAGATTTCATTGGTTACTCTTATCCTTGACGGCTACATTTCATTTCGTAGGGCTATCTGGACCCCGAGTACTATATGACGCAGCAGCTATCGGAGAAGAGCGACGTCTACAGCTTCGGCGTCGTCATGCTTGAGCTACTAAGCGCCAGGCTGCCCATAACAAAGGGCAGATACATCGTCCGGGAGTTCAGGATTGCCATAGATCCCAACGAGCACGACTACTACGGCTTGCAGGGCATCATCGACCCGGCCATCCACGACGCCGCCAAGTCGGCCGGGTTCAGAAGGTTCGTGCAGCTGGCCATGGAGTGCGTGGAGGAGTCGGCTTCAAAACGGCCCACGATGAGCTCGGTGGTGAAGGAAATCGAGACGATGCTCCACAATGAGGGGCTGAGCTCATCCGGCTCGTCTGTCACGGAGTTCGAGCACGCAGGGCAAGCCACCGGAGGCCCATACGGCGGTGCGGTGGTTGTGACCGGatcgagcagcagcagcagcatcatATCGGAAGAACCCTCCCGGTCCCACCGTGGAACTCGGCACTAAGCTCCCCGCACGCTCTTTGCCTACTCAGTGGACATTTTATGGACATTTTTTTTCCTAATCAGTCGTTGGAACATGCAATCCGCCCAAATTTGAAGGCCATGGCTCGAATGCCCGATTAGCTTAAGACCAGATCAACCAACGGTCGACGGTGAATTCGTCTGTGTAACGTTAAATAAAGCAATGGCTAATGGAATCGAAGCTGCTCTAAACTCGTGATGGTAGATCGCAGCTTCGAATTAAGAGTGCGTTTCGATTTGCGGCCGTTGGTGTGTTAGGGCAGGGGTTTCGACGAGCGCGAGGGAGGGGAAATGCGGACGAACCTGGTCGGTCGGTGAGGCGGACGCGGACGGCCGTGCCCCGTGCGTGCGGGCGTGCGCTTTGGAGGGGTTCGTCTCTGCTCCACTCCGTCTTCCGCCTCCGTGCCGCTACCTCCGCGCCGGCTCTCCCTGCCGTGAGCCCGTGACCCAAAGACCAAATGATCCGAACACcgggcccaacgcgccgacccgaCCCAAACAGGGTCCGACTCGGTGATGCATTTCACGCCCAAATTTAAGCCCGGTTTACGTCCACGCAGACACAAGTCACACGTTCGTTTAGTGTCTATTACAGGCCTACATATCGGCCGCACAACCATCACATGTTGTTGTAATAAATGCGTCCGCCTAACTCGTGCTCGTATGATAGCGTGTGGAAGCATCTGGTGTGTCATCGTTTTTAAATGCAAGCACGGGGTGACCTCATCCACTTCTCCCCCGTCCACATCTGGCCATACGTGCTTTCTCGTCGGCGACCACAAAACCCTAGCTCGTCATGGGGTTCTTCGGCAAGAACAAGGGCAACCTCACCCCCGCCGCCTGCTCGTCCCGCGCGCCTTCTTTGCTACCGTCGCCGG
The Aegilops tauschii subsp. strangulata cultivar AL8/78 chromosome 3, Aet v6.0, whole genome shotgun sequence genome window above contains:
- the LOC109782431 gene encoding leucine-rich repeat receptor protein kinase HPCA1, coding for MEALRKFLLLLMLLASIPMRLCDTDPQDVAALQSFISGWQDFPSNWKASNDPCVKFGIPVSRRLSGIIDAQGTLSNSIGQLNELVYLDLSFNIGIGGPLPDAIRNLKKLTTLHFNKNQLSGSLAGLFNSSMILEHILFDHNQLSGPIPPELGGIATLKIIRLDRNNFTGEVPANISKLDNLNLLNLANNQLNGTIPDLSSLSKLNVVDLSNNSFDPSVAPNWFSTLQSLTSVAIESGGLSGPVPRRLFTLSNLQRVILSNNALNGTLEVTGNITQQLKIVNLLNNRIFAVNITPSYNKTLVFTSIAFSPIRRLVGNPVCLDSDTSSRFFCSLQQEGLISYSTNITQCGSTTCSGDQSLDPATCSCAYPYTGKMIFRAPLFADPSDRTTFQQLETSLWKELGLRPGAVFLSDVLFSSDDYLQVQVSLFPSTGTSFATSELIRIGFAFSNQTYKPPSIFGPYYFIGDTYVSFSGGVGSGKSQMSKRAIAGTAVGCSFLLLALMSGATFAILKKRRPEQSSGRANPFASWGVAQKDSGGAPQLKGARFFSFDELKNCTNNFSESHEIGSGGYGKVYKGTIEDGTGVAIKRAEYGSKQGAVEFKNEIELLSRVHHRNLVSLIGFCYEQGEQMLVYEYVSNGTLRENLQARGIYLDWKKRLRIALGSARGLAYLHELADPPIIHRDIKSTNILLDDNLKAKVADFGLSKLVADTEKGHVSTQVKGTLGYLDPEYYMTQQLSEKSDVYSFGVVMLELLSARLPITKGRYIVREFRIAIDPNEHDYYGLQGIIDPAIHDAAKSAGFRRFVQLAMECVEESASKRPTMSSVVKEIETMLHNEGLSSSGSSVTEFEHAGQATGGPYGGAVVVTGSSSSSSIISEEPSRSHRGTRH